The Vespula pensylvanica isolate Volc-1 chromosome 14, ASM1446617v1, whole genome shotgun sequence sequence GCGAAACTATTATAAGATCGACGCGTTACGAGACATGCACGAGCATGACCGAAACTCAAAAAGTTTTGGAGCAGAGATTAACCAACGTAGATTTTGAGACCAACCCACCGACCGAGATTGTTCCACACAGAGCTGCATACTTCAGGAGTTTTCCTTTACTAGATACGGTCGCGTTAAACAAAGAACCTGCTCAAAGGTAAATTCTTccatatgaaaatattataatttatgacTGCTCTGGTACATAATgtaaataagattattaattatcgttgcTTCTATTTTTGTGCCATTCCGATAGTATACTTCggtaagaaattaattctacgattgtgtatgtaatattttttattcaaatgcACAcgtgatttctctctctctctttttttttttttttttttcacaaatttattttctcatcgcttttatatttaaaatctgtGTTGCAAATATGATCAATTTAAAAACACTTTTATCCGCAGTAGTAGAAAAGGACAGACACAgtggaaatataaaatgaaatctatAGATTCAAATGGTAAAACAACAGTACCTCAAGAATCTCAATCTCCACGACCACAAACGAAGCTCTCTGCGGATATGAGCCCAGCACTGATAGCGCAAGCCAATTGGActtttgttgaaaaattgctcaaggtaaagaaaaagaaaaaaggtcaTTTATTATCCACAATACCATctgaattatttcatatactttataaatattattttgcgtTGGTGATAAGGATTGTAAATCTAAAACCAAAAGAATGTTGGTCGAAAAAATGGGTTCTGAAGCTGTTGCTCTTGGGCATGCTAGTGAATCTCTCTCTGACGTAGAAGAAAATACATTAGTAGCTAGTCTCTGTGATTTATTGGAAAGGATATGGAGTCATGGATTACAAAATAAACAGGGCAAAAGTGCTCTTTGGTCTCATCTTACAATGTATCAGGAATTGGAAGAATGTAATGATACAACTAAAACTATAGATCccaactttctttctcctgGTGAGTTACGTCTGATTTATATGTTTACCaaactaatttattttgtaaataacaaCTTTGAACtgtttttacattataatacCGATgctgttaaatataaattctttatatttatcagtGATGCTTGTATTAACATACTGTCGGAATAATATTTGTGAGGTTTTCAGatattaaaagttaatttGGAGAAATAAACTactaattgaaatttataaactGTGATTACTTATCGATACTGTTATGGatcaaaaatgtttatttatgtaGCTGCATCACTGATGCTTATATATACAGCTATAATGTGTCGCACCATTATTACTGTGCACAAAGGGTGTCGATAACTGAAAATAATCTGTGATTGTTGGGAGCTATACTATATTTAGATTGCTTTcaaaatatgcatatatatatatatatatatatatatacgtatatatattatatacacatatatatatagttatggCACCCTCGTCTGTGATACGCTTAATGTTACGAAAtgttaataaacgataaacgaacacttcttttacataaatattattttataaaaattgctGAATTTTATAATGTTCCGGAAATGCAGCCTTAGCGTGGTGCGTACTGCGGAAACGTCTCGATTGTACGTGTCCAAAACATATTTAAGATAAACTATTAAAGTAGAAATTAGTTTCTCATTCGTAGATACTCTGCACTATTAGTTGTAAgtgatttaacaaaaaatattatagctgtcgtttctttcattatacTCTTCACGTTAGCGCACAGTttgatctctttttattttttatttatttatttatttatttattttttatttgtctccccttttttttcgtgcCACCGATGAATTTCCGCTTTCCAAAAAATCAATGTTCTATTTCCAAGATATTTTTTCACTTAATAATTACTAGCAGCTTCTTACTTTTTGTATttccgtcttcttttttttttttttatctaattttaattttattttatcagtaCCCAAGAAATCGCCAAATAAACTTTTTGGGTTACCGGATCGTTTAATCGCATCTTTAAAGagcagaaatatttttgagaTTACTTCCTATATCAAGGAGAATTTCAATGGTAAGCCTTGTTATTGGCTTGccgtaaaaaatattcgagttTGACTAACAATACTAATTATcctgtaatataattattttcagacggtatatctttcttttctaaaatatttattatttaataattttgttgagtgtatatatatttttttgttgcatgattttttttttctttttttttttttaagttatcATTGTAATCTTAATGTATGTGCTATTCTTAAGCTATCATTTATTCTTCATTTGTTAGCTGTATACTTTATTAGCTTATCTTTTTACGTATCGCTTGTCGTGTATATCCGTATTACTTTAAAAAGTAATagtgttttataaattaattgcaGCATGATGTTTGTGTATCCTGTGTCCAttaagttattatttttcatcgatcaatATACAAAATCTTTATCCTACGAGGCATGTTGCTTGTATCTTATATTCCTACAAAACATCTAtaattaagattaaaattaacacATCACGTATCACCTTATATAATGGAATATAGTAATGAAAACAACGTAGTCTTTAAAAAGGAGTGCTggtttcattttttgttttgaaaataataatgttttttgtatattgtattatttttatgtttaaacttatatatagatagtaaCAGtaacttattaataattgttagaTTTATCAAATCTGGCATTGGAGACTGATGTCTCGCCGACAAGAGGAACGGATAAGCACAAATCTCCTGGAGAAAGAAGAGCTATCGGACCAGAGCATTTGCGACCTTTACCCGAATCCTTGGTTTttgatattcgaaatattcaaGCAATGACGGATATTAAAACGCACATTGGATACGCCAGAGCATGGGTGAGACTAgcattagaaaagaaattactatCTCGACATTTAAAAACACTGCTATCTGATACAGCACTTTTAAGGTAtgttctttataaataatccaggggaaaaaaaaaatatatatatatatgtatatgtatataaattatttgtattaatttttatcataatgttttttttaggAGTCAATATAAACGATCAGCATTTTTACGCtgcgaggaagagaaggaacagtttttatatcatttattgaCGTTAAATGCGGTCGATTATTTTTgctttacaaataattatcctACTACTAAGTTACCATATAGAGTTGTAATATTTCCAAGTCGTAAGGCAAGCGCAGCTACAACTTCTGCCAATAGTTGGATTGCTATATCTGGTACATTGTGTGAGACTAATCCTGTCCCAATTCCTAAAGCAGCTCTAGAATTTGTATTTCACGTAGGTATTACTTAGCGtattataatttcgataatttgtaatagaaaaaaaaaatatatatatatatattatttatgttttagCATAAAAATTTAGGTGTCCTGTCAACTTTGCGAATAGGTCATGACAATACCGGTCTTTCTCCTAAATGGATGGTAGAACACGTTGTGGTAAGAAACGAAGTTACAGGGCATACATTTAAATTCCCTTGTGGGCGATGGCTTGGTAGGGGCATAGACGATGGATCTACTGAAAGATTGCTAGTAGGTGCTTTAGTACCACGTAGTATTGATAATGAAGAATTGGTTGAATCGTGTTCGACTCCTCCAAGATGTAGATCTCCGAGTATACCCAGACGACCTATATTATCCCAAGTTGAATTGCAACACATGCTTGGTAAGCACAAGTGAACGTATATCTCCcgctaagaagaagaaaaaaaaaaaaaccttctctacaattaataaaatacgtaaataaattaaactgcaaaatatatgtatttttaaaaatattattattttaggaGAAGCTGTAAATGCGATTGTCAAATATCATTACAGAAGAGAGTGCCAAGATAGTTCTCTAACTGCCTTACTTTGTGGAGAGAGCGGACTCGTACCTTCCCTCgaacaaatctttttattcggttttaaaaatcaaagaatatttggtagaaatttttatgtttgGGACTATCTCTGTaagtttctcttcttttctttctctctctcttttttttttttttttgttgttgttgaaataaatatttcacgatTAAACTTAATAACtgttaattcaattaaaattgtagtacgagtaaaagaaaactttgagATATCTTTATTGGAACAAATGGATGAATACTCACAGAGATTAAATAGGAGTAGAAAGATACACTCCGAGAGTAATCAGAGGTTTACTATCTTGAGATGTTACAGTCATCTTATAGATCAGATTAATATATTCAGTCAAACTTTAGGAAAAGATGGAAAGTTTCAGTTGTTCATTTGTTTGGCAGCaaggtataaataaattttatataaataatacggaatatatatatatatatatttttttttttttttaatggaaatatattatttcagagAACAATTGCTTCATCCTATGTTACGTCCGATGAGCGAAGCGCGTTCTACAACAGATATGTACGAGGAGAATTCGTTTTTGAGAAATCAGACTCTCTTGACGTTCCTTATACATATTCTTGAACCACTTAGCGACTTCCATATTGTTCTTGAAAAAAGTTTGACTCATGGAATATCTAGTATATGTTAATCTGTTATACATTCCGTGTGTATTTTGGATGAAAGCTTCGTAAAAATGGTGAGATCAAACTATTACAtcaattaacattttttaaacaaaataaattcacGTTCTTTGTTTCTACAGGCTGAACCAATGTGACACGATGTTATGCATTCATTTTATACACTGTTAAAGTCGAAAGACGATAGGGAGACAGACACACCGGTGTTAGAGTATAGAAGTCGGTGAAATAATTTGCAAAGAtgcaaagaattttattattacgatattatatatatatataaaattgaatatttaaaaaaaaaaaaagaaaaaaaatcgaagactGTTACCGGGGaatgtaaaatagaaatttttagatgagaaattattaagaagtgagagagagagagagagagagaaagagagatgcatGGTATTTACCGAATGTAAAGTTCGAAGAGAGCATGAATTTTCTCATGCTATTTTCAATGCTCGTACTATTCATGACAAGTGATATCTAGTTAACTTTTACTCAACTCCTTTTATCGCAGTTATTATTAATGGGGATATACGAATGAACTTTCTCTAAATCATCAtacgtacgaacgaaatatGAACCAAAGATTTTAAtcctattaatttattaatataattaatgccGTGTATATTATTGCCATTATTTAAACAgaattatagttattattattattattattatttttttttaactattacGTTTTTGTCCATGTAAAATAACCAAGTGCTGTGTAAAAAACATCTGGATGACATTTGTATAGTACCACGTTGGAGTATCttgtgttattatatttttaacttaaATAATATGATGCTCTTAATAATCTTCCTCTAATAGAAAATTGTCCAAGATCTCAATTCGATTATTTGAcgtctatctatatattcacGTTATTTTTTACTGGCTGTGCTTTGATTATacacgttaaaagaaaaaaaaaaaaaaagaaaaaaagaaaaaaaattaacgaaaaatcaaggaaaggaaaaaaaacgaaagtaaaacACAAAGACATCGTGCAACAAGTTTTCGTTATGATTTTGTGCTATGTTTGTGCATTTACGGACGTAAaacattgttaataatttattattaataaattgaaatatctcgGATAGTGCGcagtacaataaaaaaagaaaaaaaaattaaaaaaaaaaaaagaaaaaagatataaaaggcCTCCtaactttaaaataaataactttaaagaaatattagaaatctaACACGCTCTCtgagatattataatttatttatgtagatTTAATGGCAACACATTTCTCTCCAtgacatatttaatattttattacattgcGTCAGATTAAGTTTTCTATACGTTGCTGTGATAAcgtcgtataatttattttcgaattataatttttaattggaattcttttgattttatcCAATGGAGAAGGACCAAAAAGATCTTTgtcagttaaaaaaaaaaaaaaaaaaaagaaataaaaaaaagaaaagggaaaagaaaaaatcaagaaaaaaaaaaagaaaagaaagaataattggCAATTCTTTCAATATCATCAATCCAATAAACTACGTATGCACAATTCATCTTAAGTcttatagattaaaaaaaaatacaagttatatatatacatatatattacacacacacacatacacaacacacacacacacacacacacacacacacagcaaGCATACTTTCTACACTCTGTACTCGCTGTGAAGTGATAATACTGTaccgttttaataataactagACCGCAAAGTACAATCGAATTGCGAgcatttcataataatataaactcgaagaagaaagaaataaacaaaaaagagaagaatatttataatagttaGAGCTTATATTCAGTACCTTACAGAAAATTCTTAGTACATACAacattatctttataaattctCTCGATAGACGACTTTgtcatcataatcatcgtcataatcatcgtcatcgtcatcgtcatcgtcatcgtcatcattataatCATCATGGGCTTTATTATTCGAGGAATAGCTGTAtgacgtacatatatagaaaaatttatacagAAATTCTCACGAGTTCAGATGATCTAGAGAAAATTGTATGAATTTATAATCCTCTTCGTGAATCAGGAGttcgaaaaaataagatataattaggatatattaattaagatgAGAGCAGCAGCAGAGTTAGTTGGTATATGATGCGCATTGAAAACAATTACTTTTATTGTCCGTTGAAACGCGTTGAAACGACTTTAATCAATcagtacaaaaaagaaaaataaacaaaaggaGACGACGATGGTggtctttattctttctcgtttttttgtCGAATCCGATAAAACCGTAGAAAGTTGCGTGATAAACTCCTTATTAATCGTAGCCAATTCGATAACGTTATTTCTTGctagtttttattttgttttattttattttactttatttttatttttatctttatctcgttTGTTCggataaaaaggaaactgTAATCGATCATTATGAAATATTGTCACTCATCTCTCCCCattgtgtatacatatatatatgtatgtatgtatgtatgtatgtatgtatgtatatgcacacAGTACTATGTAGAGAcataagaaaatgaatacaTCATCGTCATATACACGCGTACTAACTGGATGAAAGAACGTGCAACTCGATGGTAACGTATAGGTAACTTTTACAACAAAATACCGTacgtttgtatatacgtaaatacgaaATAGGATATTATATTGTACAGTAGAATAAATggttatcgaaaatattaattatttaaatgaattattttctctgCTGTACCACCCTCGTatggattaattaaatatttaaaaaaaaaaaaaaagaaatgattgatAGTAGAATAGTCTACGAAGAATTTAATCAATGATAGCACACTGGTCTACGATAAAAACGTTCAACGACGTTAATGTGGTGGTCTATGAAAAGAACGTTCAATGATATATCATGAcgtaatattctattatactattcaatgaaaaattaattcttgtatatatttatttgcaaattttattttcattattaaattaattgttaatctgttattttttttctaccgatTAAGATCCATAAAGAATATAGTCAACGATACAGCGCACAGTAGTTTTTCGATTGAAACGTTCAATGAAGTTTTTCGTTACGCGatcaaagtaatttttttaaatgatcgtcgaaaaaatataaattatctaaattCTTCTAATGGAGATATACGAAGAAATTAATCAATGAcctttttactttcgttttgtaatctaaataatttacaagtataaaataaaataaaataaaataaaattaaattaaattaaattaaaacgaacaaacaaacaaaaagaaaaacaacaaaaacaacaacgtgcaaattattgtataaaatacgaatactttattttcgatcgacttAGTGCGTCTCAAAACGCActggacatatatatatgtatatatatatgtatatatatatgtatatatgcgtgtatatatacatatacatacatatatatatatatttacaaacgtGTTGAGGACCATTTATTCGTAGTACAACttgcaatattattattattattattaattttttttctttttttcttctaattttttttatttttttatttttttatttttttatttttttccgttAAAATGTAAATCTTTACGTActagaatttaaaaataatgtgtAAGTGTGTccgtttcatttttcatacaaCGTTCATTATCATTACCATCATcgttcatcatcatcatcatcatcatcattatcatcattattatcgttcatcatcatcatcattatcgttcaTGATTATCATCTTTCGAAGTGACTTTAaactatacatgtatatgtatattcacatatatagttataattatatatatagtcgttatgtgtgtgtatttcgaGCGAAATGTGGGATCTGAGGTATATCAGTGGTACTCTATTGCGCTTTACCTTTCGTTTTCGTATATCAATAATTAGTTTAAAAGTCGCGTGTCTCGTCTTAATGCGTGTTTAACGATACACGATaataatgtgtgtgtgcgtgtgtgtgtgtgtgcgtgtgtgtgtgaagaAACGTAATTGTGTGTGCATCGTGTGAAGTACACGCGCAGAttgtcttcgtttcttttcatatcttttttattttcgctctctaatcataaaaagaaaagacttcctgctattaatataataatataataataataataataataaattatttttataacgtgAAAACATCTCTTGATCATTTTCGTAGAAGCACTCcctcaatttttcattttttacttttatttcgtttttaaaactTTGCTTCTTTGTTGTTATCAAAACGTTGGTAAAAATTTCGGAGAAGacatttcccttctttttttttttttttgaagcgTTCATGTGAATTTCAACGAAGATGACGATGAAGAGAACGGATAGAGAGAAtgcagaaaatgaaaaaaaaaaaaaaaaaaaaacagggagTACGATCGACGATTGCAatcaataagaagaaaaatgaattaaagaaCGTGGACGATCTTTACTACGAcgcaaatattttcgaaatatctatcgaaaattaaatttgctttcgataaaagaaaagaaaagaaaggagaaaaaataagaaagaaaaaggaaaagacaaaaagataaaaaagaaataaatcgtagaGTTTTGGTATTCATTCGCGAGCTTATTTGTAAAATGGTATGtctgtgtatgc is a genomic window containing:
- the LOC122634355 gene encoding DENN domain-containing protein 5B isoform X5; protein product: MLCLPSGLRFRTQKHSVEPTFHSFVLTKEDGHRTYGFSLVFYEECRNRKICAAMQTLQAMHITELSSGQNGTPPTTRKGQEGHNTRSLPRHFKLSAHSPSAALAYYDSTKDKLLVTKSISLLCQQPYLHAARTFLTNLYKCVPRHPGPGLSLESYVYNLLYNVPVPLPGKSLKFFIPNDEPAKVPLELVIHQPMPSQELPMLDYPLKDVFTWLGADCVIQLFTCVLLENQVLLRSSDFNKLMVVSECITALLFPFSWQHVYVPILPASLHHFLDAPVPFIMGLHAQSEGGVLKIASEANLCYVDIDKQSSQFPEELPVFPHKMQFIAEIRALLNKYKVPQTGKTDNMFINYVNGDIMTSSLTLPGSGFHLPRRKHSLHDVLDWDRPDSAPQTDAFQRIVDIVKRTGVNVDDIDSVEDTINEKILTPQEEYQETLIFNNAIREIFLNRFVQMFCSYEHFVIQPSQDKDEWLNNRDSMHVFDKATFLSDQPAQHLPFLSRFLETQMFASLVDSKVMSTWSELDYNIKVFDDRITFLKKKVGETIIRSTRYETCTSMTETQKVLEQRLTNVDFETNPPTEIVPHRAAYFRSFPLLDTVALNKEPAQSILRSRKGQTQWKYKMKSIDSNGKTTVPQESQSPRPQTKLSADMSPALIAQANWTFVEKLLKDCKSKTKRMLVEKMGSEAVALGHASESLSDVEENTLVASLCDLLERIWSHGLQNKQGKSALWSHLTMYQELEECNDTTKTIDPNFLSPVPKKSPNKLFGLPDRLIASLKSRNIFEITSYIKENFNDLSNLALETDVSPTRGTDKHKSPGERRAIGPEHLRPLPESLVFDIRNIQAMTDIKTHIGYARAWVRLALEKKLLSRHLKTLLSDTALLRSQYKRSAFLRCEEEKEQFLYHLLTLNAVDYFCFTNNYPTTKLPYRVVIFPSRKASAATTSANSWIAISGTLCETNPVPIPKAALEFVFHHKNLGVLSTLRIGHDNTGLSPKWMVEHVVVRNEVTGHTFKFPCGRWLGRGIDDGSTERLLVGALVPRSIDNEELVESCSTPPRCRSPSIPRRPILSQVELQHMLGEAVNAIVKYHYRRECQDSSLTALLCGESGLVPSLEQIFLFGFKNQRIFGRNFYVWDYLLRVKENFEISLLEQMDEYSQRLNRSRKIHSESNQRFTILRCYSHLIDQINIFSQTLGKDGKFQLFICLAAREQLLHPMLRPMSEARSTTDMYEENSFLRNQTLLTFLIHILEPLSDFHIVLEKSLTHGISSIC